The Acidobacteriota bacterium genome includes a region encoding these proteins:
- a CDS encoding DUF1501 domain-containing protein, protein MHPHQEAILTETRRHFFLRGAKGIAGIALGSLLAEDLLATGGGADGVGGLAHLPHFAPKAKRCIYLHMMGAPPQMDLLDYKPKMREWYDKDLPESVRRGQRLTTMTSGQARFPIAPSVFDFKQHGGSGAWISELLPHTASMVDDIAIVRSMHTEAINHEPAITFIQTGRQIPGRPCIGSWISYGLGSMNRDLPTFVVMNAEKSHPKAGVQAISAKLWSSGFLSPKYAGVGLRGGDDPVLYLKDPGGVSRQVRRKMLDGLGELNRMRHQEVGNPETLARIEQYEMAFRMQTSVPEMSDLSSEPESTFKRWGEEARQPGKFQNAALMARRLVERGVRFVQIYHRGWDVHSSAPEVLPAQARDVDKASWALIQDLKERGMFEDTLVIWGGEFGRTIYSQGELTPTNYGRDHHPRCYSLWMAGAGIKGGVVHGETDDFSYNIVKDPVHIRDYQATILHLFGIDHERFTYRHQGLDAKLTGVEPAHVVKALLA, encoded by the coding sequence ATGCATCCACACCAGGAAGCCATCCTGACGGAAACCAGGCGCCATTTTTTCCTTCGGGGAGCCAAGGGGATCGCCGGAATCGCCCTCGGCAGCCTCCTGGCCGAAGATCTCCTGGCCACCGGCGGTGGGGCCGATGGGGTCGGCGGGTTGGCCCATCTGCCCCACTTCGCCCCCAAGGCCAAGCGCTGCATCTACCTGCACATGATGGGGGCGCCGCCTCAGATGGACCTGCTGGACTACAAGCCCAAAATGAGGGAGTGGTACGACAAGGACCTGCCGGAATCGGTGCGCCGGGGGCAGCGCTTGACCACCATGACTTCGGGTCAGGCGCGCTTTCCCATTGCCCCCTCCGTCTTTGATTTCAAGCAGCACGGCGGCAGCGGCGCCTGGATCTCGGAGCTGCTGCCCCACACGGCCAGCATGGTGGACGACATCGCCATCGTTCGCTCCATGCACACCGAGGCCATCAACCACGAGCCGGCCATCACCTTCATCCAGACCGGCCGGCAGATTCCCGGACGGCCCTGCATTGGCTCCTGGATCTCCTACGGCCTGGGAAGCATGAACCGGGACCTCCCCACCTTCGTGGTGATGAATGCCGAGAAGAGCCACCCCAAGGCAGGGGTTCAAGCCATCTCGGCCAAGCTTTGGAGCTCAGGATTCCTGTCCCCGAAGTACGCCGGCGTGGGGCTGCGCGGAGGAGACGATCCGGTGCTCTATCTGAAGGACCCCGGCGGCGTGTCCCGCCAGGTGCGGCGCAAGATGCTGGACGGCCTCGGCGAGCTCAATCGGATGCGGCACCAGGAGGTGGGGAACCCGGAAACCCTGGCCCGCATCGAGCAGTACGAGATGGCCTTCCGCATGCAGACCTCGGTGCCCGAGATGAGCGACCTTTCCAGTGAGCCGGAAAGCACCTTCAAGCGCTGGGGGGAGGAAGCCAGGCAGCCCGGCAAGTTCCAGAACGCCGCCCTGATGGCCCGCCGGCTGGTGGAGCGGGGCGTACGCTTCGTGCAGATCTACCACCGCGGCTGGGACGTGCACTCGTCCGCGCCCGAAGTGCTTCCGGCGCAGGCCCGGGACGTCGACAAGGCTTCCTGGGCGCTGATTCAGGACCTCAAGGAGCGGGGCATGTTCGAAGACACGCTGGTGATCTGGGGCGGGGAATTCGGCCGCACCATCTACTCCCAGGGTGAGTTGACGCCCACCAACTACGGACGCGACCACCATCCCCGCTGCTACAGCTTGTGGATGGCCGGGGCCGGCATCAAGGGCGGCGTGGTCCACGGGGAGACCGACGACTTCTCCTACAACATCGTCAAGGACCCGGTCCACATCCGGGACTACCAGGCCACCATCCTGCACCTGTTCGGCATCGACCACGAGCGCTTCACCTACCGCCACCAGGGCCTGGACGCCAAACTCACCGGCGTCGAGCCCGCTCACGTGGTGAAAGCACTACTGGCCTGA
- a CDS encoding DUF1553 domain-containing protein: MRVVTGAVVVLAAVLLGVGRSPAEPPASGAASVDFQRDVRPILSNHCFECHGPDAATRMVDLRLDTREGAFSERPGGSLIVPGDPESSLLYQRISHAEPALQMPPAHSKRPLNSQQIDTLTQWIRQGAAWDQHWSFKSIGRPEPPPVKDPSWVRNPLDRFILARLEAEGLEPAPEADKNTLARRLALDLTGLPPDPGTLAAFLADDSDNAYETLVDRLMESRHWGEHRARYWLDAARYGDTHGIHIDNFREMWPYRDWVIRAFNRNKPFDEFTVEQIAGDLLPEAGLERLVATGFHRCNITTNEGGVIPEEYEAIYAKDRADTTGLVFLGLTVGCATCHDHKFDPITQRDFYALTAFFRNTTQYVMDGNISDPPPVLVVPEAQDLERWHRLRREAAEVEVGIESRTASVEGAFSDWLVEDRHRSLQTPLEGSAELLRLRLGRKASAEIEGKRKKVVLRQGARVREGPARNQRSLRFGEESWAALPSLELDTDTPFSIALWYYQPKVVGTFSVMGQSDPDDHSRGWSLISRSRQLVLTLTGEKPAPDKPASSVQIRPINTRRLPPGEWTHIVLTYDGSGERAGLALYWNGETIESQGSEYFTRVEGSIRNDQPLYLGRGLTKVGDLAVPEVSSFSGGGIADLRIFNRALSAPEARLVSLWPSLEGARNKKAQALTPEERSALRLYYLAVEDEQYRRLMAGALEIEKEWREVRRRGGITHVMQEKADSQPEAHVLYRGLYDQPRELVKARTPSALHPMSASWPRNRLGLARWLVDDSNPLTARVVVNRYWQEVFGTGLVETSDDFGSQGRRPSHPELLDWLAVEFRQSGWDIKRFFNTLVTSATYRQAAALTPEKLEKDPRNLLLSRGPSFRMDGEMIRDYALAASGLLVRKIGGASVKPYQPEGVWERVAMPTSNTRTYQPDSGSRLYRRSLYTFWKRSAPPASMEIFNAPTREHATVRRERTNTPLQALVTMNDTQFVEAARYLAQRAMREAGADFDQRLDFITTRLLAREMKAAERVVARRTYRQFVEHYGSNSREAGKLLATGESAPDEALPSAESAAWTMLSSQLMNLDEALNK, translated from the coding sequence GTGAGGGTTGTTACTGGTGCCGTAGTGGTCCTGGCGGCGGTGCTTCTGGGGGTGGGCCGCTCTCCGGCCGAGCCACCTGCGTCGGGCGCAGCCAGCGTCGACTTCCAGCGTGACGTTCGTCCCATCCTCTCCAACCACTGCTTCGAGTGCCACGGTCCGGATGCGGCCACCCGCATGGTGGATCTCCGGCTGGATACCCGGGAGGGAGCCTTCTCCGAGCGGCCCGGCGGCAGCTTGATCGTCCCGGGCGATCCCGAGTCCAGCCTGCTCTACCAGCGCATCTCCCATGCCGAGCCGGCCCTGCAGATGCCGCCGGCCCATTCCAAGAGGCCTCTGAACAGCCAACAGATCGACACCCTCACGCAGTGGATCCGGCAGGGAGCCGCCTGGGACCAGCACTGGTCCTTCAAGTCCATCGGCAGGCCTGAACCGCCACCGGTGAAAGATCCCTCCTGGGTGCGCAACCCCCTGGACCGCTTTATTCTGGCCCGGCTGGAGGCCGAGGGACTGGAACCCGCTCCCGAGGCCGACAAGAATACCCTGGCCCGCCGCCTGGCCCTGGATCTGACGGGACTGCCTCCCGATCCGGGAACCCTGGCCGCCTTCCTGGCGGACGACTCCGACAACGCCTATGAGACCCTGGTCGACCGCCTCATGGAGTCGAGGCACTGGGGCGAGCACCGGGCCCGCTACTGGCTGGATGCGGCCCGCTACGGGGACACTCACGGGATCCACATCGACAACTTTCGGGAGATGTGGCCCTACCGCGACTGGGTGATCCGGGCCTTCAACCGGAACAAGCCCTTCGACGAGTTCACGGTCGAACAGATCGCGGGCGATCTGCTGCCCGAGGCCGGCCTGGAACGGCTGGTGGCCACCGGCTTTCATCGCTGCAACATCACCACCAACGAGGGCGGCGTCATCCCCGAAGAGTACGAGGCCATCTATGCCAAGGACAGGGCCGATACCACCGGCCTGGTCTTTCTCGGCCTCACCGTGGGGTGCGCCACCTGTCACGACCACAAGTTCGATCCCATCACCCAGCGGGATTTCTACGCCCTGACGGCCTTCTTCAGGAACACCACCCAGTACGTGATGGACGGCAACATCTCCGATCCTCCGCCGGTGCTGGTGGTGCCGGAGGCTCAGGACCTGGAACGCTGGCACCGGCTTCGCCGGGAAGCCGCTGAAGTGGAGGTAGGGATCGAGAGCCGTACCGCCTCCGTAGAAGGAGCCTTCTCCGACTGGCTGGTAGAAGACCGCCACCGCTCTCTGCAAACGCCGCTGGAAGGCTCGGCGGAGCTGTTGCGGCTCCGGCTGGGCCGCAAGGCCTCCGCGGAGATCGAGGGGAAACGAAAGAAGGTCGTCCTGCGCCAGGGAGCAAGGGTGCGCGAGGGGCCCGCAAGGAACCAGCGCTCGCTGCGGTTCGGCGAGGAGTCCTGGGCGGCGCTGCCCAGCCTGGAGCTCGACACCGACACGCCCTTTTCCATCGCCTTGTGGTACTACCAGCCCAAGGTGGTGGGGACCTTTTCCGTGATGGGCCAGTCCGACCCTGACGACCATTCCCGCGGCTGGTCCCTGATCAGCCGCTCGCGGCAGCTCGTCCTCACCCTGACGGGAGAAAAGCCGGCCCCCGATAAACCGGCCAGCTCGGTGCAGATTCGTCCCATCAACACCCGGCGGCTGCCTCCGGGAGAGTGGACTCACATTGTCTTGACCTATGACGGCTCCGGAGAGCGGGCCGGTCTGGCGCTCTACTGGAACGGCGAGACCATCGAGTCCCAGGGCAGCGAGTATTTCACCCGGGTCGAGGGCAGTATCCGGAACGACCAGCCGCTCTATCTGGGTCGGGGTCTGACCAAGGTGGGGGACCTCGCCGTTCCCGAGGTGAGCAGCTTTTCAGGGGGCGGCATCGCCGATCTCAGAATCTTCAATCGCGCGCTCTCGGCCCCGGAGGCCAGGCTGGTTTCGCTCTGGCCCAGCCTGGAGGGCGCCCGCAACAAGAAAGCCCAGGCTCTGACCCCCGAGGAGCGGTCGGCCTTGCGCCTCTACTACCTGGCCGTTGAGGATGAGCAATATCGCCGTCTGATGGCTGGCGCCCTGGAGATCGAGAAGGAGTGGCGGGAGGTGCGGCGACGAGGCGGGATCACCCACGTCATGCAGGAGAAAGCCGATAGCCAACCCGAGGCCCATGTCCTCTATCGCGGCCTCTACGATCAGCCGCGCGAGCTGGTGAAGGCCCGGACGCCCTCGGCTCTCCACCCCATGTCGGCTTCCTGGCCCCGCAACCGGCTGGGGCTGGCCCGCTGGCTGGTGGACGACTCCAACCCTCTGACGGCCCGGGTGGTGGTGAACCGCTACTGGCAGGAAGTGTTCGGGACGGGGCTGGTGGAAACCAGCGACGACTTCGGCTCCCAGGGGAGGCGGCCCTCCCATCCGGAGCTGCTGGACTGGCTGGCGGTGGAATTTCGCCAGTCGGGTTGGGACATCAAGCGCTTCTTTAACACCCTGGTGACTTCGGCCACCTATCGCCAGGCGGCGGCGCTCACCCCCGAGAAGCTCGAGAAAGATCCCCGCAATCTGCTGTTGTCTCGTGGGCCGAGCTTCCGCATGGATGGGGAGATGATCCGGGACTACGCCCTGGCGGCCAGCGGCCTGCTGGTTCGCAAGATCGGGGGGGCCAGCGTCAAGCCCTACCAGCCGGAAGGAGTCTGGGAGCGGGTGGCCATGCCCACCAGCAATACCCGGACCTACCAACCGGACAGCGGCTCCAGGCTCTACCGCCGCAGCCTTTACACCTTCTGGAAACGCTCGGCGCCGCCGGCCTCCATGGAAATCTTCAACGCTCCCACACGCGAGCACGCCACCGTGCGCCGGGAGCGGACCAATACGCCGCTGCAGGCGCTGGTCACCATGAACGACACCCAGTTCGTGGAGGCGGCCCGCTACCTGGCTCAGCGAGCCATGCGGGAAGCCGGCGCCGACTTTGACCAGCGTCTGGACTTCATCACCACCCGGTTGCTGGCCCGCGAGATGAAGGCGGCAGAGCGGGTCGTGGCCCGCCGGACCTACCGGCAGTTTGTCGAGCACTACGGTTCGAATTCCCGCGAGGCCGGTAAGCTGCTGGCCACAGGCGAGTCGGCGCCCGACGAGGCGCTGCCGTCGGCCGAGTCGGCCGCCTGGACCATGCTGTCCAGCCAGTTGATGAACCTGGACGAGGCCCTGAACAAGTAA
- a CDS encoding phytanoyl-CoA dioxygenase family protein, whose product MNPYSQYHKEFSRNGFVRLKGYLAPAEVQNLEKNLQRYIGEIAPGLPPTDVFYEIQGRAETLKQMQQMETHDPFFQSITVLPKFARLAEALLGTPVVLRGVELFNKPAGIGKPTPPHQDGYYFCLLPSHAVTLWFPLDPVSEENGCIRYVRGSHRKGIRPHNVSNILGFSQGLSDWGPEDEAAEVKALASPGDLLAHHCDMIHRADANPSRISRRALAIVYDAASSTINEAARARYKESSTAQRVELQSR is encoded by the coding sequence ATGAATCCCTATTCACAGTATCACAAGGAATTTTCCAGGAACGGTTTCGTCAGGCTCAAGGGCTATCTGGCGCCCGCGGAAGTGCAAAATCTGGAGAAGAATCTGCAGCGCTACATTGGCGAGATCGCGCCCGGCCTGCCCCCCACCGACGTCTTTTACGAGATCCAGGGGCGCGCGGAAACCCTCAAGCAGATGCAGCAAATGGAGACACACGACCCCTTCTTCCAGTCCATAACCGTTCTGCCCAAGTTCGCCAGGCTGGCTGAGGCCCTGCTCGGCACGCCGGTCGTTCTCCGCGGAGTGGAGCTGTTCAACAAGCCGGCCGGTATCGGAAAGCCCACGCCACCCCACCAGGACGGGTATTATTTCTGCCTGCTCCCCAGCCACGCCGTCACTCTGTGGTTCCCGCTGGATCCGGTGAGCGAGGAGAACGGGTGCATCCGCTACGTGCGGGGCTCACACCGGAAGGGCATCCGTCCTCACAACGTGTCGAACATCCTGGGGTTTTCCCAGGGTCTGAGCGACTGGGGCCCCGAGGATGAAGCGGCCGAAGTCAAGGCCCTGGCTTCCCCGGGCGATCTGCTGGCTCACCACTGCGACATGATTCACCGTGCCGACGCCAACCCCAGCCGGATTTCCCGCAGGGCTCTGGCCATCGTCTACGACGCCGCTTCCTCCACCATCAACGAGGCAGCCAGAGCCCGCTACAAGGAGTCCTCCACGGCTCAGCGGGTCGAGTTGCAGTCCCGGTAA
- a CDS encoding sialidase family protein, translating into MARIRLVDQGVVYRNTNPGYEFHFACHSYLVQLAAQELLCTFQRGQALYSVDSVMVQARSSDGGRSWQTEGLIHDASGDDRAYSYHAPMGTCLPDGSLLMTAQRWDRSDPTHPLFNEQTGGIFPADTLFYRSRNKGGNWSGPEVLQVPEGMVITPSCSMVVLSNGDWFQAFDQWHAYHDPGPYEPRTVGLFSSDEGRSWGDPVIFGVGSGTGKGHWHGRVIRQRDDSLFALFWTADLESGEHLTLHASTGTPDGREWSEPVPTNIPGQTNWAVDLGEGRMAVVYTVRETDPPGFFAACSRDGGLTWDLDNQIQVWDATGRDKIGTDAPESYPRSHDSIAFGAPMATVLDDGDILATFWCTEVSVTQIRFVCLRVE; encoded by the coding sequence ATGGCACGCATCCGTCTCGTCGACCAAGGGGTCGTCTACCGCAATACCAATCCGGGCTACGAGTTCCATTTCGCCTGCCACAGCTATCTGGTTCAGTTGGCGGCTCAGGAGCTGCTCTGCACCTTTCAACGGGGGCAGGCCCTCTACAGCGTGGACTCGGTGATGGTGCAGGCGCGTTCCAGTGACGGAGGGCGGAGCTGGCAGACCGAGGGATTGATCCATGACGCCTCCGGGGACGACCGGGCCTATTCCTACCACGCCCCCATGGGCACTTGTCTGCCCGACGGCTCCCTGCTGATGACGGCCCAGCGCTGGGACCGGTCCGATCCGACCCATCCGTTGTTCAACGAGCAGACCGGTGGCATCTTCCCGGCCGACACTCTCTTCTACCGGTCCCGAAACAAGGGGGGCAACTGGTCGGGGCCGGAGGTTCTGCAGGTTCCCGAAGGCATGGTGATCACCCCCAGTTGCTCCATGGTGGTCTTGTCGAACGGCGACTGGTTCCAGGCCTTCGACCAGTGGCACGCTTACCACGACCCCGGTCCCTACGAGCCCCGGACGGTGGGGCTGTTTTCTTCGGATGAAGGCCGAAGCTGGGGAGATCCGGTGATCTTCGGCGTCGGATCGGGGACCGGCAAGGGCCACTGGCACGGCAGAGTCATCCGGCAGCGCGACGACAGCCTGTTTGCTTTGTTCTGGACGGCCGATCTCGAGTCGGGGGAGCACCTGACGCTGCACGCTTCCACCGGCACCCCGGACGGGCGGGAGTGGTCGGAGCCGGTCCCGACCAACATTCCCGGACAGACCAACTGGGCCGTGGACCTGGGCGAGGGCCGTATGGCGGTGGTCTATACCGTGCGGGAGACCGACCCTCCAGGGTTTTTCGCGGCCTGCTCCCGGGACGGGGGCCTCACCTGGGACCTCGACAACCAGATCCAGGTCTGGGACGCCACCGGCCGCGACAAGATCGGAACCGATGCGCCCGAGTCCTACCCGCGGTCCCATGACAGCATCGCCTTCGGGGCTCCCATGGCGACCGTGTTGGACGACGGCGACATCCTGGCCACCTTCTGGTGCACCGAGGTGTCGGTCACCCAGATCCGATTTGTCTGTCTGAGAGTGGAGTAG
- a CDS encoding DUF1080 domain-containing protein encodes MLSRIHILVAFAVLSLGLGCQSPTTVQSGAVDMLDDFEKDFFVAFGDPASWKAEDGVFKCTGTPNGYLCSRKSYSNYVLTLEFRFPEQAGNSGVFNYISGEHKVWPACVEVQGLYQRLAQIFPLGGAEGPRSDGDEEARTRARKPHTEWNQLEITSRDGVIGAKLNGVFIGESGPYPVRQGPIALQSEGAPVHFRNIEIREL; translated from the coding sequence ATGCTCTCGCGTATTCACATCCTGGTGGCGTTTGCAGTCCTTTCACTCGGCCTGGGCTGTCAATCCCCGACGACGGTGCAGTCGGGCGCCGTCGACATGCTCGACGACTTTGAGAAGGACTTTTTCGTGGCTTTTGGAGATCCGGCTTCCTGGAAAGCCGAGGACGGCGTATTCAAGTGCACCGGCACCCCCAACGGATACCTCTGCAGCCGGAAATCCTACTCCAACTATGTTCTGACGCTGGAGTTCCGCTTCCCCGAGCAGGCCGGCAACAGCGGCGTATTCAACTACATCTCCGGAGAGCACAAGGTCTGGCCGGCCTGCGTGGAGGTCCAAGGCCTCTACCAGCGGCTGGCTCAGATCTTTCCCCTCGGGGGCGCCGAGGGTCCCAGGAGCGACGGCGACGAGGAAGCGCGAACCCGGGCCCGCAAGCCCCACACCGAATGGAACCAGCTCGAGATTACCTCGCGGGACGGCGTGATCGGCGCCAAGCTCAACGGCGTGTTCATCGGCGAGAGTGGCCCCTATCCCGTCCGCCAGGGACCGATCGCCCTTCAGTCGGAAGGGGCGCCGGTGCACTTCCGCAATATCGAGATTCGGGAGTTGTGA